From the genome of Dryobates pubescens isolate bDryPub1 chromosome 42, bDryPub1.pri, whole genome shotgun sequence, one region includes:
- the POLI gene encoding DNA polymerase iota, whose product MEEVLEILGPSRPGRVRVIVHLDLDCFYAQVEMLRDPRLRGRPLGVQQKALVVTSNYEAREQGVTKLLSLQEACRRCPDLTLVRGEDLRPYREMASKVTDLLLTFCPLVERRGLDEAFLDVTQLVERRLQELLQAPGPLHLPVPGHIYNHQALNLLDLNHLRLLLGSQLAEDFRRALASTLGLTASAGVATSKVLSKLVSGTFRPNQQTLLLPESSAALLEGLEDLQKVPGIGPKTSQGLQRLGVRTISELQEVPLGLLERAFGPSAAQKLQRLSHGEDEAPVTPSGPPQSLSEEDSFRSCSSVQEVKRKVEELLPDLLARVKKDGRRPQTMRLTIRKVTKEKRSPRESRQCPVPPQLLQGLERGSSKLLQALVEALLKLFQKLVDLSHPFQLSLLSITFCNFQEAPKKDKESIGFYLQERAWGGGGPGKGLRDDVSAGGEEESSRQETFSRPPSPKGRKLGEEKLGGLEVQSWPEDQVAPPGGPLLAGGGPEPPGRQELPPEVDLETFSELPPELQEELLVEWKRPGGQRPTGGAPRSPGGRRGAPRSPGGRRGAPGSSQANTLWSLSWTSFNLSETSPGA is encoded by the exons ATGGAAGAGGTCTTGGAGatcttgg GTCCAAGCAGGCCTGGCCGGGTCAGGGTCATTGTCCACCTGGACCTGGATTGCTTCTACGCCCAAGTGGAGATGCTTCGAGATCCCAGGCTGAGAGGAAGGCCTCTGG GGGTCCAGCAGAAGGCCTTGGTGGTGACCTCCAACTATGAGgccagggagcagggggtgacgaagctgctgagcctgcaggaggCCTGCAGGAGATGTCCTGACCTCACCCTGGTCAGGGGAGAAGACCTCAGGCCCTACAGGGAGATGGCCTCCAAGGTCacag atcTCCTGCTGACCTTCTGCCCCCTGGTGGAGCGCCGGGGCCTGGACGAGGCCTTTCTGGACGTCACCCAGCTGGtggagaggaggctccaggagctCCTCCAGGCCCCAGGgcctctccacctccctgtcccaggcCACATCTACAACCACCAAG ctctcaaCCTCTTGGACCTCAACCACCTGAGGTTGCTCCTGGGCTCCCAGCTGGCAGAAGACTTCAGGAGGGCCTTGGCCTCCACCTTGggcctcacagcctctgctggggtggCCACCAGCAAGGTCCTCTCCAAGCTGGTCTCTGGCACCTTCAGGCCCAACCAGCaaaccctcctcctgcctgagagctctgcagccctcctggaggGCCTGGAGGACCTCCAGAAGGTTCCTG GGATTGGCCCCAAGACCTCCCAAGGCCTCcagaggctgggggtgaggaccATCTCTGAGCTCCAGGAGGTTCCCCTTGGACTCCTGGAGAGGGCCTTTggcccttctgcagctcagaagcTCCAGAGGCTGAGCCATGGAGAGGATGAAGCTCCTGTGACCCCTTCAGGGCCACCtcag TCTCTGAGTGAGGAAGactccttcaggagctgctcctcagtgcaggaggtgaagaggaaggtggaggagctgctcccagaCCTCTTGGCCAG GGTGAAGAAGGATGGGAGGAGACCCCAGACCATGAGGTTGACCATCAGGAAGGTGACCAAGGAGAAGAGGTcccccagggagagcaggcagtgtcctgtccccccccagctcctccaggggCTTGAAAGAG GTAGCTCCAAGCTCCTCCAGGCCTTGGTGGAGGCCCTGCTGAAGCTCTTCCAGAAGCTGGTTGACCTCTCCCACCCTTTCCAGCTGAGCCTCCTCAGCATCACCTTCTGCAACTTCCAAGAGGCCCCCAAGAAGGACAAAGAGTCCATTGGGTTCTACCTCCAGGAGagggcctggggaggaggagggcctGGGAAGGGCCTGAGG GATGATGTCTCAgctggtggagaggaggagagctccaggcaggagacCTTCTCCAGGCCTCCAAGCCCCAAAGGCAGGAAgcttggggaggagaagctgggaggTCTTGAGGTCCAGAGCTGGCCAGAGGATCAGGTGGCACCTCCCGGAGGtcctctcctggctggaggaggtccTGAGCCCCCTGGCAggcaagaacttcctcctgaggtgGACCTGGAGACcttctctgagctccctccagagctccaggaggagctgctggtggaatGGAAGAGGCCAGGAGGGCAGAGGCCAACTGGAGGAGCTccaaggagccctggggggcgaAGAGGAGCTccaaggagccctggggggcgaagaggagctccaggctcaAGCCAGGCCAACACTTTGTGGAG CCTCTCCTGGACCTCCTTCAACCTCAGCGAAACCTCCCCCGGGGCCTAA